One region of Nitrosopumilaceae archaeon genomic DNA includes:
- a CDS encoding SIS domain-containing protein, with product MLNLTTLNRYDPQGMHKIYDRWPEIAKEAYASKQDPVDFNNIEHIVFVGMGGSGALADIFSSILSKTKVHVDIVKGYHLPSTVDSNSLVVASSISGNTVETLSVLDSAYKSRCNIIAFSGGGKMKEYCVRNKIEHRIIPQIHSPRASFTGFLYVILKILSPIIQVKKEDVLDSIKELEKLRNQISSQSLNKKNPSLSLAEWVSGMPMIYYPFGLQAAAIRFKNSLQENTKIHAMAEDVLEASHNGIVAWEKKSIVQPILLEGEDDYIKTKERWKILKEYFEMNQIDYQEIFSVEGSILSKIINLIYLLDYSTIYRAVLSGVDPSPIKSIEFIKNRLSF from the coding sequence TGACAGATGGCCAGAGATTGCTAAAGAGGCATATGCTTCTAAACAGGATCCAGTTGATTTTAACAATATTGAACACATAGTATTTGTAGGAATGGGTGGATCAGGAGCACTTGCGGATATTTTTTCTTCCATACTTTCTAAGACAAAGGTTCATGTTGACATAGTAAAGGGATACCATTTACCTAGTACTGTAGATTCAAACAGTCTAGTTGTTGCCTCCAGCATATCAGGTAATACAGTTGAAACACTTTCCGTTTTAGATTCTGCATACAAATCAAGATGTAATATAATTGCCTTTTCTGGAGGCGGAAAAATGAAAGAATATTGCGTTAGAAATAAAATAGAGCATAGAATAATTCCACAAATTCATTCACCTCGAGCCTCCTTTACAGGATTTTTATATGTCATCTTGAAAATTTTAAGCCCAATAATTCAAGTAAAAAAAGAAGATGTTCTAGATTCAATTAAAGAATTAGAAAAATTAAGAAATCAAATCTCCTCACAGAGTTTAAATAAAAAAAATCCATCATTAAGTCTGGCTGAGTGGGTGTCTGGTATGCCCATGATATATTATCCATTTGGTCTACAAGCAGCAGCAATAAGATTCAAAAACTCGCTTCAAGAAAACACGAAAATTCATGCAATGGCAGAAGATGTATTAGAAGCTAGCCACAATGGAATTGTTGCCTGGGAAAAAAAATCTATTGTACAACCAATCCTGCTTGAAGGTGAAGATGATTATATCAAAACTAAGGAGAGATGGAAAATACTCAAAGAGTATTTTGAAATGAACCAAATTGATTACCAAGAAATCTTTTCTGTAGAGGGGAGCATTTTATCAAAAATAATTAATCTAATTTATCTTCTTGATTATTCCACAATATATCGTGCCGTTTTATCGGGAGTTGATCCTTCTCCTATAAAATCAATTGAGTTTATTAAAAATAGACTTTCTTTTTGA
- a CDS encoding GDP-mannose dehydrogenase, which translates to MIKKNVVAGLGEIGSPILKLISQTTTAVGYDIDPKLMDQKKFNKYVDLPTSFLHICIPFTKKFISNVISLFHEFTPEGIVIHSTVSPNTTKKLQDNLSIPIIYSATRGVHKRMLYDLKRYVKFYAVEPNAPRKNWASISYSRLMKQCGVKAKRMSTPLTLELAKIVCDTSYYGWLINYAQLSNMIAIENKIDYDEMWSFAEEIHKFLGNRPKMFPGFIGGHCVIPNLDLIKYDALNLIKEINSDYAKILKKQE; encoded by the coding sequence TTGATTAAAAAAAATGTTGTTGCAGGTTTGGGAGAAATAGGTAGCCCGATCTTAAAGCTTATCTCACAAACAACGACTGCTGTGGGATATGACATTGATCCAAAATTAATGGATCAAAAAAAATTTAACAAATATGTAGATCTGCCAACTTCCTTTTTACACATTTGTATCCCATTTACAAAAAAATTCATTTCTAATGTGATTTCGCTTTTTCATGAATTTACTCCAGAAGGAATTGTAATTCATAGCACAGTGAGTCCTAATACTACAAAAAAATTACAAGATAATCTATCTATCCCAATTATTTACAGTGCAACAAGAGGTGTTCACAAAAGAATGCTTTATGATTTAAAGAGATATGTAAAATTTTATGCGGTTGAGCCTAATGCTCCTAGAAAAAATTGGGCATCGATTTCATATTCTAGATTGATGAAACAATGTGGGGTTAAGGCAAAACGAATGTCAACTCCACTCACACTAGAGCTTGCTAAGATAGTCTGTGATACATCTTACTATGGTTGGCTGATAAATTATGCACAACTCAGTAACATGATTGCAATTGAAAATAAAATAGATTATGATGAAATGTGGTCTTTTGCAGAGGAAATTCATAAATTTTTAGGAAATAGGCCAAAAATGTTTCCTGGATTCATTGGTGGCCATTGCGTCATACCAAATTTGGATTTGATAAAATACGATGCATTGAATCTTATCAAAGAAATAAATTCAGATTATGCTAAAATATTGAAAAAACAAGAATAA
- a CDS encoding radical SAM protein, whose product MKVLLIVPEVRLDDKPFDIPFWAGILGAIAEQKGAQVGILDLNALRMNYDGRLVPTKIIEEEIGLAKWDLIGIGGLTTAYRRIKQLVPIIRKSCPDCTLISGGGWATYNPDEILQLVPDIDMICVGEGEETFAEVYDEINHGTRNFENVKGLCLNNNGKIKFTQPRALISNLDTIPYPAYHLLEMDIYFRYSSLPMSVESFNSKKRVNVVWERGCPRGCTFCSHNGMSRIDIQNIYGAGDRKKGEEIVRQVDKDNDTFQLPARWPTVRYAVENIKFLREKYGVDFVFCVDENMTSNLKWTKEFCKLYVEEGLNEVVKWGTLGDAPSVAVQPTIVKTMKDAGCAFISFGFESASDKVLSQDIGKGQTQTHLQKTIDTVKSVGLRPITTFMIGNPHENINDLMETVTFWMRNNIEINPFICTPYVGSPIYYDNKEFLLQQYDDRLKMAKDNSNVDKETIAKWKLQALDKFMQDCGDATQYTATVSQYFTIPELFALKQFMYKHDTRRMLQMAHQRYEQTGLEQWNHSEKWAKYCDICMAKQELKLQLNLPSNN is encoded by the coding sequence GTGAAAGTTCTATTAATAGTACCAGAAGTGAGATTAGATGACAAACCTTTTGATATTCCGTTTTGGGCTGGCATATTAGGTGCAATTGCAGAACAAAAAGGCGCTCAAGTTGGAATTCTAGATTTAAACGCACTTAGAATGAATTATGATGGTAGACTAGTACCTACAAAAATAATTGAGGAGGAAATAGGTCTTGCAAAATGGGATCTTATAGGAATAGGTGGTCTTACTACAGCATATCGCCGTATCAAACAATTAGTACCTATAATACGAAAGTCATGTCCTGATTGTACTTTGATAAGTGGTGGTGGTTGGGCAACTTATAATCCAGATGAAATTTTACAACTTGTCCCAGATATTGATATGATATGTGTAGGAGAAGGGGAGGAAACCTTTGCAGAAGTTTATGATGAAATAAATCATGGTACTCGAAATTTCGAAAATGTTAAAGGATTATGCTTAAACAATAATGGAAAAATCAAGTTTACACAACCGCGAGCATTAATTTCTAATCTAGATACAATTCCATATCCTGCTTACCATCTCTTAGAAATGGATATTTATTTTAGATATTCATCTCTTCCGATGTCAGTAGAATCATTTAATTCTAAAAAGAGAGTAAATGTAGTTTGGGAAAGAGGCTGCCCTAGGGGATGTACATTCTGCTCTCATAATGGAATGTCACGTATTGATATACAGAATATTTATGGAGCAGGTGATAGAAAGAAGGGAGAAGAAATCGTAAGGCAAGTTGACAAAGACAATGACACATTTCAACTACCTGCTAGATGGCCTACAGTAAGATATGCGGTTGAGAACATAAAGTTTTTGCGAGAAAAATATGGTGTAGATTTTGTATTTTGTGTTGATGAGAATATGACTAGCAATTTAAAATGGACAAAGGAATTCTGCAAACTGTACGTAGAAGAGGGATTGAATGAAGTAGTCAAATGGGGAACATTAGGTGATGCACCTAGTGTTGCTGTACAGCCCACTATTGTGAAGACCATGAAAGATGCTGGATGTGCTTTTATTTCGTTTGGATTCGAATCTGCTTCGGACAAAGTCCTGAGTCAAGACATAGGAAAGGGCCAAACGCAAACACATTTACAAAAAACAATCGACACTGTGAAAAGTGTAGGACTCCGTCCCATTACGACTTTTATGATCGGAAATCCACATGAAAACATTAACGATTTAATGGAAACAGTAACGTTTTGGATGCGAAATAATATAGAAATTAATCCATTCATATGTACTCCATATGTTGGTAGTCCGATATACTATGACAACAAAGAATTCTTACTACAACAATATGATGATAGGCTAAAGATGGCAAAAGACAATTCTAATGTGGATAAAGAAACAATTGCAAAATGGAAATTACAGGCACTGGATAAATTTATGCAAGATTGCGGAGATGCTACACAGTATACAGCCACAGTGAGCCAATATTTTACAATCCCAGAATTGTTTGCATTGAAGCAATTCATGTATAAACATGATACAAGACGAATGTTACAAATGGCTCACCAAAGATACGAGCAAACTGGATTGGAGCAATGGAATCATAGTGAAAAATGGGCTAAATACTGTGATATCTGTATGGCAAAACAAGAATTAAAACTTCAATTAAATCTGCCGTCAAATAATTAA
- a CDS encoding 6-hydroxymethylpterin diphosphokinase MptE-like protein: MSDDVEFSINESTLEKILSLKKKAGFGEKGWDEWFNHFFTSSIKSTQDEIEKKWEEVYYDKFYDDWVKNFSINLNNIWNESSVKELGPTKDPNYKKEEHSAIVIGRGPSIKKYNHLELLANSDYQGSIVCCDGALITALNAGVTPEKFTNFYVVTIDSRNEIRKYYDDKIVDKYGSKIKGIFSTVIKPSTVERARQAGIKIHWLHPLFDYDEGKKSFNQISALMVRAKNHPNGLPAIQTGGNVGTSSWFVSWQILKCSTVALIGINHGWNEDDPLELIMTHGYTHPLVQMNKNSSAFQQLFPKIYNPEFDCTCILDPIFQYYSKALKEFILRSPSWVNTINATEGGSIFGERIKCTTLIKFLNMYKK; the protein is encoded by the coding sequence ATGTCAGATGATGTTGAATTTTCAATTAATGAAAGTACGCTAGAAAAGATATTGTCTCTAAAGAAAAAGGCAGGTTTTGGTGAGAAAGGATGGGATGAATGGTTCAATCATTTTTTTACCAGTTCTATAAAGTCTACACAAGATGAAATAGAAAAAAAATGGGAGGAAGTTTACTATGATAAATTTTATGACGATTGGGTAAAAAATTTCTCTATAAATCTGAATAACATCTGGAACGAATCATCTGTAAAAGAACTGGGTCCTACCAAAGATCCAAATTACAAAAAAGAAGAACATTCTGCTATAGTAATAGGACGCGGTCCTTCAATAAAAAAATACAATCATCTGGAATTGCTTGCGAATAGCGATTATCAGGGATCTATAGTTTGCTGTGATGGAGCACTGATAACTGCCTTAAATGCAGGAGTTACACCTGAAAAGTTTACAAATTTTTATGTTGTTACAATAGACTCACGAAATGAAATTAGAAAATACTATGATGATAAAATAGTAGACAAATATGGCTCAAAAATAAAAGGAATTTTTTCAACTGTTATCAAACCATCTACTGTTGAACGTGCAAGACAAGCAGGAATAAAGATACATTGGCTTCACCCATTGTTTGATTATGACGAGGGCAAAAAATCATTTAATCAAATATCTGCATTAATGGTAAGAGCAAAAAATCATCCTAATGGCTTGCCTGCAATACAAACTGGGGGAAACGTGGGAACCTCATCTTGGTTTGTAAGTTGGCAAATTTTAAAATGTTCTACAGTTGCACTCATTGGAATAAATCATGGATGGAATGAAGACGATCCTCTGGAATTGATAATGACACATGGTTATACACATCCTTTAGTACAAATGAATAAAAACAGTTCTGCATTTCAACAATTATTTCCAAAAATTTACAATCCAGAATTTGATTGTACTTGCATCTTAGATCCTATATTTCAATATTATAGTAAAGCATTAAAAGAATTCATCTTGCGTTCACCGTCATGGGTTAACACTATTAACGCTACTGAAGGAGGATCAATCTTTGGTGAGAGAATAAAATGTACAACTTTGATCAAGTTTCTCAATATGTACAAAAAATGA
- a CDS encoding class I SAM-dependent methyltransferase has product MSSKSCAICKYSKFDQISSHVRDSIKHKILKCRKCSHVQLYPVPSPSEDKEFYDKDMQNKNIKFYGNIEDHRRKSIDDTIRRVNFIRRFTPKNGKILEVGSGHGFFVELMRKKKYNITGIEISIEKRMMSKKVTRAKILDIDINMQSPDIGNFDTIVMFHVLEHIADPISFLKNVKKLLKPKGKLIVEVPNYDDFQLELNKSYREFYWQRAHLHYFTPKNLRCVFSFAGFKAKISGVQRYSIENMISWKLTNKPQLNEPTYSLPEPYEWIEKSYKQNLEKNLKCDTIMSVGTV; this is encoded by the coding sequence ATGAGTAGTAAATCTTGTGCCATATGCAAATATTCAAAATTTGATCAGATTTCTTCGCATGTAAGAGATTCAATAAAACACAAGATTTTAAAATGTAGAAAATGCAGCCATGTTCAACTATATCCAGTACCATCACCAAGTGAAGATAAAGAATTTTACGATAAAGACATGCAAAATAAAAATATCAAATTTTATGGGAATATAGAAGATCACAGAAGAAAAAGCATAGATGATACGATCAGACGCGTTAATTTTATCAGAAGATTTACTCCAAAAAATGGAAAAATTTTGGAAGTTGGTTCTGGTCATGGGTTTTTTGTTGAATTGATGCGTAAAAAAAAATACAATATCACTGGAATTGAAATTTCGATAGAAAAAAGAATGATGTCTAAAAAGGTAACAAGAGCAAAAATTTTAGATATAGACATAAACATGCAATCTCCTGATATTGGAAATTTCGATACCATTGTGATGTTTCATGTTTTAGAGCATATTGCAGATCCAATTAGTTTCTTAAAAAATGTAAAAAAATTGCTTAAACCAAAAGGGAAGTTGATAGTAGAAGTACCAAATTACGATGATTTTCAGCTCGAACTAAATAAATCATATAGAGAGTTTTATTGGCAAAGAGCACATCTTCATTATTTTACTCCAAAAAACTTGAGGTGTGTTTTTTCTTTTGCTGGGTTTAAAGCCAAAATTTCTGGAGTACAACGATATAGTATAGAAAATATGATTAGCTGGAAATTAACAAATAAACCACAACTAAATGAACCTACATACAGTCTTCCTGAACCGTATGAATGGATAGAAAAATCATATAAACAAAACTTGGAAAAAAATTTGAAATGTGATACGATTATGTCTGTTGGCACAGTATAG
- a CDS encoding DegT/DnrJ/EryC1/StrS family aminotransferase, translated as MIKDKGWKFNGNERKYVDEVLKNGFGASESGSMNERLERKFAEIHNKKFAITANSGTSTLHMALNAFGVGPGDEVIIPALTVAMCGFSVWQCGATPVYADVLRDTFLMDPEDVKRKITKKTKAIMPVHMYGNMCDMNKIMDLSNKHRLFVIEDCAECLLARDDKGRKSGTIGHVGSWSFENSKHLSTGDGGIVTTDDEDLATKMRQFGGVGFKNIGASTGKVRIDRSKFQDPNYERHNMMAYNYRMPELCAAIGLAQCERIDEFVNLRMKMAEGYLSIIKDSELLLPQKVQSGFINTYWTFAARFMGQNYGIKWHDFRKKYMKFGGDGIYAAHQLVKNEPCFRDNKIGYGDVPVAETLQKELMLFTTNQKNEEERAIQMEVMSKTLNYFKNNKS; from the coding sequence ATGATCAAAGATAAAGGTTGGAAATTTAATGGTAACGAAAGAAAATACGTGGATGAAGTTCTAAAAAATGGTTTTGGGGCTTCTGAATCAGGTTCCATGAATGAGAGGCTAGAAAGAAAATTCGCTGAAATACACAATAAAAAATTTGCCATTACTGCAAACTCTGGAACCTCCACTCTTCATATGGCTTTGAATGCATTTGGGGTTGGTCCAGGTGACGAAGTCATTATTCCAGCACTTACTGTTGCAATGTGTGGTTTTTCTGTGTGGCAATGTGGCGCAACACCAGTATATGCAGATGTTTTACGTGACACTTTTTTGATGGATCCTGAAGATGTAAAAAGAAAAATTACTAAAAAAACAAAGGCGATTATGCCAGTTCATATGTATGGAAATATGTGCGATATGAACAAGATTATGGATTTATCAAATAAGCACAGGTTATTCGTGATTGAAGATTGTGCAGAATGTCTTTTGGCAAGAGATGATAAAGGAAGAAAATCTGGTACAATTGGGCATGTTGGAAGTTGGAGTTTTGAAAATTCAAAACATCTTTCAACAGGTGATGGTGGGATAGTTACTACCGATGACGAAGATTTAGCTACAAAAATGAGGCAGTTTGGCGGGGTTGGATTCAAGAATATTGGTGCCTCCACAGGTAAAGTAAGAATAGATCGAAGCAAATTCCAAGATCCTAATTATGAACGCCATAACATGATGGCTTATAATTACAGAATGCCAGAATTATGTGCTGCAATTGGTCTTGCACAATGCGAAAGAATAGATGAATTTGTTAACCTGAGAATGAAAATGGCAGAAGGATATTTGTCTATTATAAAAGATTCTGAATTGTTATTACCACAAAAAGTGCAATCAGGATTCATTAATACCTATTGGACATTTGCAGCACGATTTATGGGTCAAAACTATGGAATAAAATGGCATGATTTTAGGAAAAAGTATATGAAATTTGGAGGAGATGGAATTTACGCAGCACATCAATTAGTCAAAAATGAACCATGTTTTAGAGATAACAAAATTGGTTATGGTGACGTTCCAGTAGCAGAAACACTTCAAAAAGAATTGATGTTGTTTACAACAAATCAGAAAAATGAAGAAGAGCGAGCAATTCAGATGGAAGTAATGAGTAAAACATTGAATTATTTTAAAAACAATAAATCATAA
- a CDS encoding acylneuraminate cytidylyltransferase yields the protein MVIKDAAIVTVRNSSSRLPNKAIMKIKRDLRSIDIVIERAKKTDFPVIIATSTAVSDDIFEEVAKQHNVQIFRGSLLNKLKRWYDCFSKFSVEYALLLDGDDLSSNYDIGLRAMLKLKSNKLDIVGNPENIVTGFFTYAMSRNAIIKLYNVAPNDEINTDVIIKYIEKANLPISEIELKDYECNKNIRLTLDYEEDLAFFRKLYENVDILESGKGIIDYLEKNKSISEINFHRQQDFLKNQAKFNESVK from the coding sequence ATGGTCATAAAAGATGCGGCAATTGTAACAGTGCGTAATTCCTCCTCACGACTTCCTAATAAAGCAATTATGAAAATCAAAAGAGATTTGCGTTCTATTGATATTGTTATTGAAAGAGCAAAAAAAACAGATTTTCCTGTAATAATCGCAACTTCAACTGCTGTAAGTGATGATATTTTTGAGGAGGTTGCTAAACAACACAATGTACAAATTTTCAGAGGTTCTTTACTAAATAAACTAAAACGATGGTATGACTGTTTTAGCAAATTTAGTGTAGAGTATGCTCTTTTACTTGATGGAGATGATTTGTCAAGTAATTATGATATTGGTTTACGTGCAATGTTAAAACTAAAATCCAATAAATTAGATATTGTTGGTAATCCAGAAAACATCGTTACTGGTTTTTTTACCTATGCGATGAGTCGTAATGCGATTATTAAACTGTATAATGTTGCACCAAATGATGAGATTAATACTGATGTTATTATAAAATATATTGAAAAAGCCAATCTACCAATTTCTGAAATTGAGTTGAAAGATTATGAATGTAATAAAAATATCCGACTTACATTAGATTATGAAGAAGATCTGGCATTTTTTAGAAAATTATATGAAAATGTAGATATTCTAGAAAGCGGTAAAGGTATAATTGATTACTTGGAAAAAAATAAATCTATTTCAGAAATAAACTTTCATCGACAACAAGATTTCCTTAAAAATCAAGCAAAATTTAATGAGAGTGTAAAATGA
- a CDS encoding GDP-mannose 4,6-dehydratase, with the protein MKNALIFGVTGQDGSYLVDFLLKKKYNVYGTFRRTSHKLFERLEEMDTFEKITTVKADLTDQLSIQQAIKQSQPDEIYNLAAQSFVTASFQQPILTADVTGIGVIRVLEAIKEYAPHAKFYQASTSEMYGNYPGIKNESSPFKPRSPYGAAKVFAHHMTVNYRDAYNIFACCGILFNHESPLRGLEFVTRKISSTFAAIKFKKTQKLHLGNIHVKRDWGFAGDYVEAMWLMLQKPTPDDYVIATGESHSLEEFLTLAAEYSGLGDWNDFVEIDESIKRPADIEELVGDASKAKKELGWKPKLSFKELVKTMVEHDINYYKLRMDSLNNK; encoded by the coding sequence ATGAAAAATGCATTAATTTTTGGAGTTACAGGACAAGACGGTTCCTATCTGGTTGATTTTCTTTTGAAGAAAAAATACAATGTTTATGGTACTTTTAGAAGAACAAGTCACAAATTATTTGAAAGATTAGAAGAGATGGACACATTTGAAAAAATAACCACAGTTAAAGCTGATCTCACAGATCAACTCTCTATTCAACAAGCAATTAAACAATCTCAACCAGATGAAATCTATAATCTGGCAGCTCAGTCATTTGTTACTGCCTCATTTCAACAACCAATTCTTACGGCAGATGTTACAGGTATTGGAGTAATACGCGTTCTTGAGGCAATAAAAGAATATGCGCCACATGCTAAATTCTATCAAGCTTCAACTAGTGAGATGTATGGCAATTATCCCGGAATAAAAAATGAAAGCTCGCCTTTTAAACCAAGGAGTCCATATGGAGCTGCAAAAGTTTTTGCACATCATATGACTGTTAATTATAGAGATGCGTACAATATTTTTGCATGTTGTGGGATTCTTTTTAATCATGAATCTCCATTAAGAGGATTAGAATTTGTAACAAGAAAAATATCTAGCACTTTTGCTGCAATAAAATTTAAAAAAACACAAAAACTTCATTTAGGAAATATACATGTAAAACGAGATTGGGGATTTGCAGGAGATTATGTAGAGGCAATGTGGTTGATGCTACAAAAACCAACTCCAGATGATTATGTAATTGCAACTGGAGAATCACATTCGCTAGAAGAATTTCTTACTTTGGCGGCTGAATATAGCGGATTGGGAGATTGGAATGATTTTGTTGAGATCGATGAATCAATCAAGAGGCCTGCCGATATTGAAGAATTAGTGGGCGATGCATCTAAAGCTAAGAAAGAATTAGGATGGAAACCAAAACTAAGTTTTAAAGAATTAGTAAAAACTATGGTTGAACATGATATTAATTATTATAAATTAAGAATGGATTCGTTAAATAACAAATAA
- a CDS encoding TIM barrel protein, translating into MILGMKVRKHDLDDMLKFNPKTLEFHFSDSDLNLNIDRNFDQQLIVHCYEYFNRKLLDIVSLEETNQIHSQEKTLELIQKAIDKTISFNEHFKGKPTIIIHPGGYSLNELNPSVIQKMKDKLVDAVKYLDIKNVNFLLENMPPYAWFFGGRWNSNVFLDASEMVNYCKETGLRVCFDLCHSQLYCNTKKLSLVDELQKIENYVDHYHLSDAGGIDGEGLQFGEGDLPFEKIIPILNKYKNTSFAIEVWKGHEHGGAGFKEFLDKVIENGLVVG; encoded by the coding sequence ATGATTCTAGGCATGAAAGTAAGAAAACATGATCTAGATGATATGTTAAAATTTAATCCTAAAACACTTGAATTTCATTTTTCTGATAGTGATTTAAATCTGAATATAGATAGAAATTTTGACCAGCAATTAATAGTGCATTGTTATGAATATTTTAACAGAAAATTGTTGGACATTGTGAGTTTAGAAGAAACCAATCAAATTCACTCACAAGAAAAAACACTAGAATTAATTCAAAAAGCTATTGATAAAACAATTTCTTTTAATGAACACTTTAAAGGTAAACCTACAATAATAATTCATCCTGGCGGTTATTCATTAAATGAACTAAATCCCTCTGTGATTCAAAAAATGAAAGATAAACTAGTAGATGCAGTAAAATACCTAGATATAAAAAATGTGAACTTTCTTTTAGAAAACATGCCTCCTTATGCTTGGTTTTTTGGTGGCAGATGGAATAGCAATGTATTTCTTGATGCCTCGGAAATGGTAAATTACTGTAAAGAAACAGGACTACGTGTATGTTTTGACTTGTGTCATTCTCAACTTTATTGTAACACAAAAAAATTATCATTAGTGGACGAATTACAAAAAATAGAAAACTATGTAGATCATTATCATTTATCAGATGCTGGAGGAATAGATGGTGAAGGATTGCAGTTTGGTGAAGGTGATTTACCATTCGAAAAAATAATACCGATCTTAAATAAATACAAAAACACTAGCTTTGCAATCGAAGTATGGAAAGGCCATGAACATGGTGGAGCAGGTTTTAAAGAGTTTTTAGATAAGGTGATTGAAAATGGATTGGTTGTAGGATGA
- a CDS encoding N-acetylneuraminate synthase family protein, whose amino-acid sequence MGIGEPCYVIAEIGINHNGQVPLAKKLIDVAVEAGADAVKFQKRSLESIYKNDVLENPNLDSQGLEILINVLKEVEFNESEYQEIIEYCKKKEIPFLCTPWDTHSVDFLEKFNVPAYKIASADMTNLPLIHYVAKAKKPLIISTGMSTLEEIEKTVNFVKKENIPFILLHCNSTYPSPVELLNLNLIPLLRTKFDVPIGYSGHEPGIIPSLAAANMESVLIERHITLDKTMEGIDQAASLEPDEFKNLVQYIRESEKAKGESIKKMTRGEILQREVLGKSIICSLDIHEGDIFSEQNVEIKGPAKGLSPQYYYDIIGKKSTRNIKKGQYLLPVDLK is encoded by the coding sequence GTGGGTATTGGAGAGCCATGTTATGTAATTGCAGAAATTGGAATAAATCATAATGGTCAAGTACCTCTAGCAAAAAAACTGATTGATGTTGCAGTAGAAGCTGGTGCTGACGCAGTAAAATTCCAAAAAAGATCTTTAGAAAGTATCTATAAAAATGATGTTTTAGAAAACCCAAATTTGGATAGCCAAGGACTTGAGATATTAATTAACGTTTTAAAGGAAGTTGAATTTAATGAATCGGAATATCAAGAAATAATTGAATATTGTAAGAAGAAAGAAATTCCTTTTTTGTGTACACCTTGGGATACTCACAGTGTAGATTTTCTTGAAAAATTTAATGTTCCAGCTTACAAGATTGCATCAGCTGACATGACAAATTTACCATTAATACACTACGTTGCAAAAGCAAAAAAACCACTAATTATTTCTACGGGGATGTCAACACTTGAGGAAATTGAAAAAACAGTCAATTTTGTAAAAAAAGAAAACATTCCTTTTATTTTGTTGCATTGTAATAGTACTTACCCTTCTCCAGTCGAATTACTTAATCTCAATCTAATCCCACTTTTAAGAACAAAATTTGATGTTCCAATTGGCTATAGTGGGCATGAACCTGGAATTATTCCCTCTCTAGCAGCCGCAAATATGGAATCTGTATTGATTGAACGTCATATTACCTTGGATAAAACTATGGAAGGAATAGACCAAGCTGCATCATTAGAACCAGACGAATTTAAAAATCTTGTACAATACATTAGAGAATCCGAAAAGGCAAAAGGTGAATCAATAAAGAAAATGACTAGAGGAGAAATTCTGCAACGTGAGGTACTTGGTAAAAGCATCATTTGTTCACTGGATATACATGAAGGAGATATTTTTTCAGAACAAAATGTAGAAATCAAAGGACCAGCAAAAGGACTTTCACCACAATACTATTATGATATAATTGGAAAAAAATCAACCAGAAATATAAAAAAGGGGCAATATCTGTTACCAGTAGATCTAAAATGA